A portion of the Enterobacter sp. SA187 genome contains these proteins:
- a CDS encoding PTS sugar transporter subunit IIB — translation MKKIFLCCAAGMSTSMLVEKMKQSASSRNVEVEITAVPVSDFEQIVTEADVILLGPQVKFQLQSLRAAAATHGVPVDAIDMMQYGSMQGDKVLDHALSLVK, via the coding sequence ATGAAAAAGATCTTCTTATGCTGTGCTGCCGGTATGTCTACCAGCATGTTAGTGGAAAAAATGAAACAGTCCGCCAGCAGTCGTAACGTAGAAGTGGAAATTACCGCGGTTCCCGTTTCGGACTTTGAACAGATCGTCACGGAAGCCGACGTGATTTTGCTGGGGCCGCAGGTGAAGTTCCAGTTGCAGAGTTTACGGGCTGCCGCCGCCACGCACGGCGTGCCGGTGGATGCTATCGATATGATGCAATATGGATCGATGCAGGGGGATAAAGTCCTCGATCACGCCCTGTCACTGGTAAAATAA
- a CDS encoding phage integrase, with translation MTVRKNPAGGWICELYPNGAKGKRIRKKFATKGEALAFEQYTVQNPWQEEKEDRRTLKELVDSWYSAHGITLKDGLKRQLAMHHAFECMGEPPARDFDAQMFSRYREKRLKGEYARSNRVKEVSPRTLNLELAYFRAVFNELNRLGEWKGENPLKNMRPFRTEEMEMAWLTHDQIAQLLGECKRHDHPDLETVVRICLATGARWSEAESLRKSQLAKYKITYTNTKGRKNRTVPISKELYESLPDDKKGRLFSDCYGAFRSALERTGIELPAGQLTHVLRHTFASHFMMNGGNILVLQRVLGHTDIKMTMRYAHFAPDHLEDAVKLNPLSSLNQGL, from the coding sequence ATGACCGTCCGTAAAAATCCGGCTGGCGGTTGGATTTGTGAACTCTACCCAAACGGCGCAAAAGGCAAACGTATCAGAAAGAAATTCGCTACTAAGGGCGAGGCTCTGGCGTTTGAGCAATACACCGTTCAAAACCCGTGGCAGGAAGAAAAGGAAGACAGGCGCACGTTAAAAGAGCTGGTTGATTCATGGTATAGCGCTCATGGCATTACCCTGAAAGACGGCTTGAAACGCCAGTTAGCCATGCACCATGCTTTTGAGTGTATGGGCGAACCACCCGCACGCGATTTCGATGCGCAGATGTTTTCCCGCTACCGAGAAAAACGGTTAAAAGGTGAGTATGCTCGTTCAAACAGAGTGAAAGAGGTATCGCCTCGCACACTTAATCTTGAGCTGGCCTACTTCCGGGCGGTGTTCAATGAGCTAAACCGTCTCGGAGAATGGAAGGGTGAAAACCCACTGAAAAATATGCGCCCATTCCGCACAGAAGAAATGGAAATGGCCTGGCTAACTCACGACCAGATTGCGCAACTGCTCGGTGAGTGTAAACGGCATGACCACCCTGATTTAGAAACCGTGGTAAGAATCTGTCTCGCCACTGGCGCACGGTGGTCTGAGGCTGAGAGTCTGAGAAAAAGCCAACTCGCGAAATACAAAATCACATACACCAACACTAAAGGCAGAAAAAACCGCACCGTCCCAATCAGCAAAGAGCTCTATGAGTCTCTACCTGATGATAAAAAAGGCCGGTTGTTTAGTGATTGTTATGGCGCGTTCCGGTCTGCTCTGGAAAGAACAGGCATCGAACTACCGGCAGGACAACTTACCCATGTTTTGCGCCATACCTTCGCCAGCCACTTTATGATGAATGGTGGTAATATTTTGGTCTTGCAGCGCGTACTCGGTCATACCGACATAAAAATGACAATGCGATATGCGCACTTTGCCCCCGACCATCTCGAAGATGCAGTAAAACTAAATCCTTTAAGCTCTTTGAATCAGGGACTTTAG
- a CDS encoding fimbrial protein has protein sequence MKLKWFLPVLLYLFTGHCLAALQTTYIMDASFAGQSDLSIAATFNVDSASIPNMGGGVKVMQEKQLPPPTTGIEYNQRSLWGDRGNGTWRWASSSPLLTASYDSNNVDTTQTRTVDGKTYYKLRMADSERFPVYVRLEQKVFLPVKNAYSYVDLKDVENQSRQHRGSFFFNTIFQNSYLSGCNNAQGNFSVTLICVRDLYYELSSQFANRDVKMYFYMPKTPLYPINFDNIFVGSVSFSRVCMVATGGDESAAFIAANNCTMNSKKAVVSRFYLNGSLIFRNTCKVTETTKNVVLADITEAKLAGKAQGALPEGYAPKETKVSMKCSGNINNSFPDGAGIVQATMMGAGYSFDADLASKGILLAKGVGTIINDLGVKITQDAAGQSLVKLDGVSPLRATINNDMATVTFYSYPTPARTGVNPTGAGGYEASATMTFEMP, from the coding sequence ATGAAACTCAAATGGTTTTTACCTGTTTTACTTTATCTGTTTACCGGGCATTGTCTGGCTGCTTTGCAGACGACATATATAATGGATGCCTCTTTTGCTGGTCAATCCGATTTATCAATAGCGGCAACGTTCAATGTCGATAGCGCTTCCATCCCGAATATGGGCGGGGGGGTGAAAGTTATGCAGGAGAAACAACTTCCTCCTCCTACCACGGGAATTGAATATAATCAACGCTCTTTATGGGGTGACCGCGGTAATGGAACCTGGCGCTGGGCAAGCAGTTCCCCACTTTTGACTGCGTCCTATGACAGTAACAATGTTGATACCACTCAAACCAGGACTGTTGATGGTAAAACTTATTATAAATTAAGAATGGCTGACAGCGAGAGATTTCCTGTTTACGTACGGCTTGAACAGAAAGTCTTCTTGCCTGTAAAGAACGCTTATTCTTATGTCGATCTGAAGGACGTAGAGAATCAATCTAGACAACATCGGGGCTCTTTCTTTTTTAACACCATTTTCCAGAATAGTTATCTTAGTGGATGTAATAACGCGCAGGGAAACTTCAGTGTCACTCTTATTTGTGTACGAGATTTGTATTACGAATTAAGTTCGCAATTCGCGAACCGCGATGTGAAAATGTATTTTTACATGCCCAAAACCCCGTTATATCCCATTAATTTTGACAATATTTTCGTAGGTTCTGTCAGTTTTAGTCGCGTATGTATGGTTGCTACTGGTGGAGACGAAAGCGCTGCTTTTATAGCGGCCAATAATTGTACAATGAATTCCAAAAAAGCCGTCGTATCCAGATTTTATCTGAATGGTTCATTAATATTCAGAAACACCTGTAAAGTGACTGAAACCACTAAGAACGTTGTGTTAGCGGATATTACCGAAGCTAAGCTGGCGGGCAAAGCACAAGGTGCTTTACCCGAAGGGTATGCGCCTAAAGAAACAAAGGTGTCAATGAAGTGTTCTGGCAATATCAATAATTCTTTTCCTGATGGGGCGGGTATTGTGCAGGCGACAATGATGGGGGCAGGGTACAGTTTTGACGCTGACCTCGCATCGAAGGGCATTTTGCTGGCGAAGGGGGTGGGGACCATCATTAACGACCTGGGCGTTAAAATTACTCAGGATGCCGCAGGCCAGTCTCTGGTGAAACTGGATGGTGTCTCCCCCCTGAGGGCGACAATTAACAACGATATGGCTACGGTGACATTTTATTCTTATCCCACCCCTGCCCGGACAGGGGTCAATCCAACAGGTGCAGGAGGCTATGAAGCATCGGCTACGATGACCTTTGAGATGCCTTGA
- a CDS encoding N-acyl-D-amino-acid deacylase family protein, whose translation MKFDYLFRNVTVIDGSGGAEYRADVAIKGDRIAEIAPAIEGHAVREIDGSERVLAPGFIDVHTHDDINVIRMPAYLPKISQGVTTVIVGNCGISAACATMHGEVPDPMNLLGEAQQFVFPTVDAYAQAIAQARPAINVGTLIGHTALRNNHMDDLFRAATAEEIAGMRAQLKEALSQGALGLSTGLAYASAFQSTTEEVMALAEELAAENGIYTTHLRSEFEPILEALDEAFRIGRHGRVPVVVSHHKCAGAKNWGRTVETLKLFDTVRQQQEVACDCYPYSASSSTLDMKQITDEFDIIITWSEPHPEVAGQSLKQIAESWSMSLHDAGKLLMPAGAIYYNMDEQDVRRVLRYPVTMIGSDGLPNDPMPHPRLWGAFPRVLGHYSRDEKLFPLTVAVHKMTGLSAARFRLPERGLVKRGYYADLVLFDPATVRDVASFSDPKQPAAGIEAVMVNGVMSYGQDQQVTGRAGRFLRREKPNKEQK comes from the coding sequence ATGAAGTTCGACTATCTGTTCAGGAATGTCACGGTTATCGATGGATCAGGCGGCGCAGAGTACCGGGCGGATGTGGCGATCAAAGGCGATCGCATCGCAGAGATTGCGCCGGCTATCGAAGGCCACGCCGTGCGGGAAATCGACGGCAGCGAGCGCGTACTGGCGCCGGGATTTATCGATGTCCACACCCATGACGACATCAATGTTATCCGCATGCCTGCTTATTTACCGAAAATCAGCCAGGGCGTGACCACGGTGATCGTCGGCAACTGCGGGATCAGCGCCGCCTGCGCGACCATGCACGGCGAAGTACCCGATCCAATGAACCTGCTCGGCGAGGCGCAGCAGTTTGTCTTCCCGACGGTGGACGCCTACGCGCAGGCGATTGCGCAGGCGCGCCCGGCGATTAACGTCGGCACGCTGATCGGCCACACCGCCCTGCGCAACAATCATATGGACGATCTGTTCCGCGCGGCCACGGCGGAGGAAATCGCCGGTATGCGCGCGCAGCTCAAAGAGGCGCTGTCGCAGGGCGCGCTGGGCCTCAGCACCGGGCTGGCCTACGCCAGCGCCTTCCAGTCCACCACTGAAGAAGTGATGGCGCTGGCGGAGGAGCTGGCGGCGGAAAACGGCATCTATACCACTCATCTGCGTTCGGAATTTGAACCCATTCTGGAGGCGCTGGACGAGGCGTTTCGTATCGGTCGCCACGGCAGGGTGCCGGTGGTGGTGTCGCACCATAAATGCGCCGGGGCAAAAAACTGGGGGCGCACTGTGGAGACGCTGAAGCTGTTCGACACCGTGCGCCAGCAGCAGGAGGTTGCCTGTGACTGCTACCCCTACTCCGCCTCCTCGTCCACGCTGGACATGAAGCAGATCACCGACGAGTTCGACATCATCATCACCTGGTCTGAACCGCATCCGGAGGTGGCCGGGCAGTCGCTTAAGCAGATCGCCGAAAGCTGGTCGATGTCGCTGCATGACGCGGGCAAATTACTGATGCCTGCCGGGGCCATTTACTACAACATGGACGAGCAGGATGTGCGCCGCGTGCTGCGCTATCCGGTGACCATGATAGGCTCTGACGGTCTGCCGAACGATCCGATGCCGCATCCGCGTTTATGGGGCGCCTTCCCCCGCGTGCTCGGCCATTACAGCCGCGACGAAAAGCTGTTCCCGCTCACCGTGGCGGTGCACAAGATGACCGGCCTGTCGGCGGCCCGTTTCCGGCTGCCCGAACGTGGGCTGGTCAAACGCGGCTATTATGCGGATCTGGTATTGTTCGATCCGGCCACCGTGCGGGATGTGGCCAGTTTCAGCGATCCCAAACAGCCCGCCGCCGGTATTGAAGCGGTGATGGTGAATGGGGTAATGAGTTATGGTCAGGACCAGCAGGTCACTGGCCGCGCAGGGCGTTTTCTGCGCCGGGAAAAACCAAATAAGGAGCAAAAATGA
- a CDS encoding amino acid deaminase: MKYQNEHLVPHKAALMFTPANVLNEDVCLPAALIKKTALENNIQWMQDYADARGVSLAPHGKTTMTPWIFQRQQQAGAWAIGVGSAWQASIAMASGIRRVLMVNQLVGKANMTLISQLKNTYPDVDYLCCVDSAANAQVLSAFFSAQQQTLDVLIELGVPGGRCGCRTADEALALAATVADLPGLRLRGLELYEGVVHGDNPQPQVEAFLREAAALACQLERYVDGEFLLTGAGSVWYDVVCNVWLAAKKPADCRIAIRPGCYITHDGGIYHKAQHALMARDCVACDLGGDLTCAMELAAMVQSVPEAGRAIVNFGKRDSAFDAGLPQPIAHYRQGKALADPSALIETTGIMDQHAMLTLRPGAEVQVGDILLFSTSHPCLTFDKWKTLLLVDDEYNVLEELDTEF, translated from the coding sequence ATGAAATACCAGAATGAACACCTCGTACCCCATAAAGCCGCCCTGATGTTTACCCCGGCCAACGTCCTGAATGAGGATGTCTGCCTGCCCGCAGCGCTGATCAAAAAAACCGCCCTGGAGAACAATATTCAGTGGATGCAGGATTACGCCGACGCGCGCGGCGTTTCTCTTGCGCCTCACGGTAAAACCACCATGACGCCGTGGATCTTTCAGCGGCAACAACAGGCGGGCGCCTGGGCGATTGGCGTCGGCAGTGCGTGGCAGGCCAGCATCGCCATGGCGAGCGGCATCAGGCGCGTGCTGATGGTGAATCAACTGGTGGGGAAGGCGAACATGACGCTGATCTCACAGTTGAAGAACACCTATCCGGATGTGGACTATCTGTGTTGTGTGGACAGCGCGGCCAATGCGCAGGTGCTTTCCGCGTTTTTCAGCGCGCAGCAGCAGACGCTGGACGTACTGATTGAGCTGGGCGTGCCGGGGGGCCGCTGCGGCTGCCGTACCGCGGATGAAGCGCTGGCGTTGGCCGCTACGGTGGCGGATCTGCCGGGGCTGCGCTTGCGCGGGCTGGAGCTGTATGAAGGCGTGGTGCACGGCGATAATCCACAGCCGCAGGTGGAAGCTTTCCTGCGCGAGGCGGCGGCGCTGGCCTGCCAGCTGGAGCGCTATGTCGACGGTGAATTCCTGCTCACCGGCGCGGGCTCGGTGTGGTACGACGTGGTCTGTAACGTCTGGCTGGCGGCAAAAAAACCGGCGGACTGCCGCATCGCCATTCGGCCCGGCTGCTATATCACCCATGATGGTGGAATTTATCACAAGGCGCAGCATGCGCTGATGGCGCGCGACTGCGTTGCCTGCGATCTGGGCGGCGATCTGACCTGTGCGATGGAGCTGGCGGCCATGGTGCAGTCGGTACCGGAAGCAGGGCGGGCTATCGTCAACTTCGGCAAGCGCGACAGCGCCTTTGACGCCGGACTGCCGCAGCCGATCGCCCATTACCGGCAGGGTAAAGCGCTGGCTGATCCTTCAGCATTGATCGAAACCACCGGCATAATGGATCAGCACGCCATGCTGACACTCCGGCCCGGCGCAGAGGTGCAGGTGGGGGATATTCTGCTGTTCAGTACCTCGCACCCGTGCCTGACGTTCGATAAATGGAAAACGCTGCTGCTGGTGGACGATGAGTACAACGTGCTGGAAGAACTGGATACCGAATTCTGA
- a CDS encoding glycoside hydrolase family 1 protein, which translates to MKYRFPDKFWWGTATSATQSEGRLPGDRKGDNIWDYASHYYNERFYNGVTADDTSGFYQHWRDDIQRAKDIGLNSFRTSISWSRLIPDGDGDINPLAVEFYNQVINELIDQGIEPFINLYHFDMPMALQEKGGFENRDVVEAFARYADICYQLFGDRVRYWFTFNEPLIPAEAGYLHPRHYPYVSDFRRAAQVLHHIVIAHCKAVAAWRKRNLPGKIGIIMDVIPVYPRSDSPDDRQAAVMADLFYTRSINEPILLGRYPPELLAILNEHNQLPVALPGDSELIAATRIDLLGINYYRPRRVKARETPLAEAQDFVPERFFEEYIMPGRRMNTSRGIEIYPPALYDIAMLIKDRYGNIPWFVSENGIGIMDEEQFMVNGEVQDDYRIAFLEEHLTWLHKAIADGSQCLGYHMWTFIDCWSWQNAYKNRYGFYRLDLASGQRSLKKSGRWFRTVIENNGFEESDHVGF; encoded by the coding sequence ATGAAATACCGCTTTCCTGATAAATTCTGGTGGGGCACGGCGACCAGCGCCACCCAGTCCGAAGGGCGCTTACCCGGCGACCGCAAAGGCGACAATATCTGGGATTATGCCTCGCATTACTATAACGAGCGTTTTTATAACGGCGTCACCGCCGACGATACCTCCGGGTTTTATCAGCACTGGCGGGACGATATTCAGCGCGCGAAAGATATTGGCCTCAACTCCTTTCGCACCTCTATTTCCTGGTCACGATTAATACCTGACGGGGATGGCGACATTAATCCCCTCGCGGTTGAGTTCTATAACCAGGTTATTAATGAACTCATTGACCAGGGCATTGAGCCCTTTATTAATCTTTATCACTTCGATATGCCAATGGCATTGCAGGAAAAAGGCGGTTTTGAAAATCGTGATGTAGTGGAGGCCTTCGCCCGTTACGCCGACATCTGCTATCAGCTGTTTGGCGATCGGGTGCGCTACTGGTTTACTTTTAATGAGCCCCTTATTCCGGCAGAAGCGGGTTATCTTCATCCCCGCCATTATCCTTACGTCAGCGATTTTCGTCGCGCAGCCCAGGTGCTGCACCATATCGTTATTGCCCACTGCAAAGCGGTGGCGGCCTGGCGTAAAAGAAATCTGCCGGGAAAAATTGGCATTATTATGGATGTCATTCCGGTGTATCCCCGCAGCGACAGCCCGGACGATCGGCAGGCGGCGGTGATGGCGGATCTGTTTTATACCCGCAGTATTAACGAGCCGATATTACTGGGCCGCTATCCGCCGGAATTGCTCGCCATCCTCAACGAACACAATCAGCTCCCCGTGGCTTTACCGGGCGATAGCGAATTAATTGCGGCGACGCGTATCGATCTGCTGGGAATTAATTATTATCGCCCGCGTCGGGTAAAAGCCCGCGAAACGCCCCTTGCCGAAGCGCAGGATTTTGTCCCTGAACGCTTCTTTGAGGAATACATCATGCCAGGCCGCCGGATGAATACTTCCCGCGGCATCGAAATCTATCCTCCCGCGCTGTATGACATCGCAATGCTGATAAAGGATCGCTACGGCAATATTCCGTGGTTCGTCTCGGAAAATGGAATCGGCATCATGGACGAAGAGCAGTTTATGGTGAATGGCGAAGTGCAGGACGATTACCGCATTGCCTTTCTTGAGGAACATCTTACCTGGCTGCATAAGGCCATTGCCGACGGAAGCCAGTGTCTCGGCTATCACATGTGGACCTTTATCGACTGCTGGTCCTGGCAGAATGCCTATAAAAACCGCTACGGCTTTTATCGTCTGGATTTAGCCAGCGGGCAGCGCTCGCTGAAAAAGTCAGGCCGCTGGTTCCGCACGGTAATTGAAAATAATGGCTTTGAGGAGAGTGACCATGTCGGCTTTTGA
- a CDS encoding RidA family protein yields the protein MSIRRYGVGGSTGTGGQHLPFAKAVEAAGWLYVSGQTPMKDGEVVEGGIIEQSRLAIQNCVDIMTEAGYTLADVVHVKVFLTDARYFQSFNKVFREFFGEHPPARVCCVADLVVDCKVEVDVTCYRADRG from the coding sequence ATGAGTATTAGACGTTATGGCGTCGGTGGCAGCACCGGCACGGGCGGGCAGCATTTGCCGTTTGCCAAAGCGGTGGAAGCGGCGGGCTGGCTGTATGTTTCCGGCCAGACGCCGATGAAAGACGGCGAAGTGGTGGAAGGCGGCATCATTGAGCAGTCCCGTCTGGCGATCCAGAACTGCGTGGACATCATGACCGAAGCCGGTTACACCCTGGCCGACGTGGTGCATGTGAAGGTTTTCCTGACGGATGCCCGCTACTTCCAGTCATTTAACAAAGTGTTCCGCGAATTCTTCGGCGAACACCCGCCCGCCCGCGTGTGCTGCGTGGCGGATCTGGTGGTGGATTGCAAAGTCGAAGTGGATGTGACCTGCTACCGGGCTGACCGGGGCTAA
- a CDS encoding PTS sugar transporter subunit IIC: MSAFDTLAEKLLPLANAIGNQRHMQAIRNGLISILPLTIVGSFFVILLNIPIKGYMDFVAPWRDMLDVPFRFTVGLMSLYAAFTIGSFLGKSYKLNDITSGLLAMLATILMIVPVNIKQGVTVAGDAVTGRYIPLSSLSSQGLFGAIISSLIAIEIYRFIKVRNIEIKMPAGVPPVVASSFSALFPTLAVVLVFWIPRHFFNIDINAIISYLIMPLKGFMTGTNLFGGIVTQFMIDLFWVLGIHGHAVMGPLIRPLWDQAIVQNMELFQSGVSAYDLPNIFTEQFFQWYAQMGGTGSTLALVVLFIRSRVIYLKQLGKISFIPGLFNINEPMIFGAPIVMNPLLAIPFILAPMANTLVVYLCTISGLIPRMMVKPPFTVPAPLGALITTNWNLIACGLVFVCFFISLAIYYPFFKVYEKKMLETERHQQAEEKAREAAQASS; the protein is encoded by the coding sequence ATGTCGGCTTTTGATACTCTGGCAGAAAAGTTATTACCGCTGGCGAACGCCATTGGTAATCAGCGGCATATGCAGGCGATCCGCAACGGGCTTATTTCCATTCTGCCGCTGACCATTGTCGGCTCATTCTTTGTGATTTTGCTGAATATCCCCATCAAGGGCTATATGGATTTTGTCGCGCCCTGGCGCGATATGCTGGATGTTCCGTTTCGTTTTACCGTCGGGCTGATGTCGCTCTATGCCGCCTTTACCATCGGCTCTTTCCTGGGAAAAAGTTATAAGCTCAACGATATTACCAGCGGTCTGCTGGCGATGCTGGCGACCATCCTGATGATCGTGCCGGTCAATATTAAACAGGGGGTCACCGTCGCCGGGGATGCGGTTACCGGACGGTATATTCCATTAAGTTCGCTCAGCTCTCAGGGGCTGTTCGGGGCGATTATCTCATCGCTGATCGCCATTGAGATTTACCGTTTTATTAAAGTGCGCAATATCGAAATCAAAATGCCCGCCGGGGTGCCGCCGGTGGTGGCGAGTTCATTCTCTGCACTATTCCCGACGCTTGCCGTGGTGCTGGTATTCTGGATCCCACGGCACTTTTTTAATATCGATATTAACGCCATCATCAGCTATCTCATTATGCCGCTGAAAGGCTTTATGACCGGCACGAATCTGTTTGGCGGCATCGTCACGCAGTTTATGATCGACCTGTTCTGGGTGCTGGGTATTCATGGTCATGCGGTGATGGGGCCGCTGATCCGCCCGCTGTGGGATCAGGCCATTGTGCAGAATATGGAGCTGTTCCAGTCCGGCGTCAGTGCTTATGACCTGCCGAATATTTTCACCGAGCAGTTCTTCCAGTGGTATGCGCAGATGGGCGGCACCGGTTCGACGCTGGCGCTGGTGGTGTTATTTATCCGCTCGCGGGTAATTTACCTGAAACAGCTGGGAAAAATTTCCTTCATTCCCGGCTTGTTTAATATCAATGAACCGATGATTTTTGGCGCGCCCATTGTGATGAACCCTCTGCTGGCCATTCCCTTTATCCTGGCGCCGATGGCAAACACGCTGGTGGTCTATCTCTGCACCATCAGCGGCCTGATCCCGCGCATGATGGTTAAACCGCCCTTTACCGTTCCGGCCCCGCTCGGGGCGCTGATCACCACGAACTGGAATTTAATCGCCTGCGGACTGGTGTTTGTCTGCTTCTTTATCTCCCTTGCCATCTACTACCCGTTCTTTAAGGTGTACGAGAAAAAGATGCTGGAAACCGAGCGCCATCAACAGGCGGAAGAAAAAGCCAGAGAAGCGGCGCAGGCCAGCAGCTAA
- a CDS encoding fimbrial protein produces MTKNASLLYLLICGMSMCGFPHSAMADDKVDAANMGLQFSGELINTSCTVTFPRDTLIMEAVGIDKFTQPGMTSAYKQNFQLIINNCNLSPAVVSDIRLSFSTLDGQGRVAPGAFSNQLPGGAKGIGFAVYDQRDNQNVLTVSGESRVLNYPVNSSAPLDIPRDFYIKYIQSGADVTAGQISATLLVSAFYD; encoded by the coding sequence ATGACAAAAAATGCATCATTATTATACTTGTTGATTTGTGGAATGAGCATGTGCGGTTTTCCTCATTCAGCCATGGCGGATGATAAGGTTGATGCAGCCAATATGGGGCTGCAGTTTAGTGGGGAGCTAATTAACACTTCCTGCACAGTAACGTTTCCCAGGGATACGCTAATAATGGAGGCCGTGGGGATCGATAAATTTACGCAGCCCGGAATGACCTCAGCCTATAAGCAAAATTTTCAGCTCATCATTAATAATTGCAATCTGTCACCTGCCGTTGTCAGTGATATACGACTTTCCTTTAGTACCCTCGATGGTCAGGGCCGTGTTGCCCCCGGAGCGTTTAGTAATCAACTTCCGGGTGGGGCCAAAGGCATTGGGTTTGCGGTCTATGACCAGCGTGATAATCAAAATGTATTAACGGTTTCGGGAGAAAGCAGAGTGTTAAACTATCCGGTTAATAGTAGCGCTCCGCTGGATATTCCGCGTGATTTTTACATTAAATATATACAATCCGGGGCCGATGTCACCGCTGGGCAGATCTCTGCAACATTGTTAGTGAGTGCATTTTATGACTAG
- a CDS encoding phage repressor protein CI, with amino-acid sequence MRIDSLGWSNVDVLDRICEAYGFSQKIQLANHFDIASSSLSNRYTRGAISYDFAAHCALETGANLRWLLTGEGEAFVNNRESSDAKRIEGFTLSEEILKSDKQLSIDAQFFTKPLTDGMAIRSEGKIYFVDKQASLSDGLWLVDIEGAISIRELTKLPGRKLHVAGGKVPFECGIDDIKALGRVVGVYSEVN; translated from the coding sequence ATGAGAATAGATTCTTTAGGATGGAGCAACGTAGATGTACTTGACCGCATCTGCGAGGCGTATGGATTTTCACAGAAAATTCAATTAGCTAACCACTTCGATATCGCATCCAGTTCATTGTCAAATAGGTACACCCGAGGCGCTATCTCCTATGACTTTGCGGCTCACTGCGCCCTTGAAACAGGTGCTAATCTTCGGTGGTTACTTACCGGAGAAGGGGAAGCGTTTGTAAATAACAGAGAATCTAGCGACGCTAAAAGGATTGAGGGGTTCACATTAAGTGAAGAAATCCTCAAATCCGATAAGCAACTGAGCATTGATGCCCAATTTTTCACAAAACCACTCACAGATGGGATGGCTATCCGTTCCGAGGGGAAAATTTATTTTGTGGACAAGCAAGCGTCATTGTCTGACGGCCTATGGCTAGTCGACATTGAGGGAGCAATAAGCATTCGAGAGTTAACAAAACTACCGGGCAGAAAACTACATGTTGCAGGCGGGAAGGTTCCTTTCGAATGCGGCATTGATGATATTAAAGCGTTGGGGCGTGTGGTGGGTGTATACAGCGAGGTTAACTGA
- a CDS encoding fimbrial protein yields MMKKVLVPLIFLAPFAAHALNDASLTLNFTGTLTLPTCTAKFDTNATSFNIDFGNVKSSDVLASASHGGYLVPNTVYKPVKVKFTACGASTKFVVGLSSAKNNTDGTNYKNKSLKMFTSAATPAATGLGVAFFKTNQDTSETNTLPTNGSTVSMAFSGNTTGDATNGYVWTTYAGLVAIDSAKLTSAAISGYAGTTLKTDGAINIDYL; encoded by the coding sequence ATGATGAAAAAAGTACTGGTACCTTTAATTTTTTTGGCACCTTTTGCCGCCCATGCTCTTAATGACGCTAGCCTGACACTTAATTTTACCGGAACGTTAACTTTACCAACCTGCACAGCGAAATTTGATACTAATGCGACCAGCTTTAATATCGACTTTGGTAACGTAAAGAGTAGTGACGTCCTGGCTTCGGCAAGCCATGGGGGTTATCTGGTACCCAATACAGTCTATAAACCAGTTAAAGTAAAATTTACCGCATGTGGTGCATCAACAAAGTTTGTTGTGGGTCTGTCCTCCGCTAAAAATAACACTGACGGTACAAATTATAAGAATAAGTCGCTTAAAATGTTCACTTCTGCGGCGACACCAGCTGCGACCGGGTTAGGCGTGGCCTTCTTTAAAACTAATCAAGACACCTCGGAAACGAATACCCTGCCAACCAACGGCTCGACCGTGAGTATGGCTTTCTCTGGTAACACGACGGGCGATGCCACCAACGGTTATGTATGGACAACCTATGCAGGATTAGTGGCAATTGATAGTGCTAAGCTGACGTCAGCGGCCATTTCTGGGTATGCTGGCACCACGCTGAAAACGGATGGCGCAATAAATATCGACTATCTGTAA